The following nucleotide sequence is from Desulforegula conservatrix Mb1Pa.
AGAAAGGCCGGTGATCTGACTCCTGCCATGAAATCCATAGGCGAGCATGTGGTGTCTGTGGCGAGGCTGAGTTTCAGGTTTGAAAAAACTCCTACAGGGCTGCCCTGGCCAAAAAGTGACAGAGCTTTGAAGGAAGGCGGACAGACCTTGTCCGACAAAGGCAGGCTCAAGAACAGTATTACCAGTCAGGTTTCCGGTAACTCGGTAATTGTCGGCACAAATGTGAAATACGCGGCGATCCATCAGTTCGGGTTTAATGGACGGATCAGTATAAAGGCTCATCAGCGTAAAGTGACCCAGGCTTTTGGCAAAAAGTTGAAATTTCCTGTTTGGGCATCAATTAGGGCGCATCAGGCCAGAATGTTTATGGTGGATCGCCAATTCCTGCCAACGAGCCTGGAAGAGGTCGGCGTTTCTGATGTTGAAGAAATCATTATCCATCACCTGACAAAAGGAAACAGCTAATGCACGAATTCCAGATCATAGAAGACAAGGTGCTTGAAGCTCTTGCGCCTCTTAAGGCTTCGGGTGTCAGGAATCTTGATGCTTAC
It contains:
- a CDS encoding phage virion morphogenesis protein, with the translated sequence MSVNINISLEGKDKIQTMLAELERKAGDLTPAMKSIGEHVVSVARLSFRFEKTPTGLPWPKSDRALKEGGQTLSDKGRLKNSITSQVSGNSVIVGTNVKYAAIHQFGFNGRISIKAHQRKVTQAFGKKLKFPVWASIRAHQARMFMVDRQFLPTSLEEVGVSDVEEIIIHHLTKGNS